Proteins from one Pontibacter korlensis genomic window:
- a CDS encoding glycosyltransferase produces the protein MRLYNTAPDTSTDPSEPATLRRDVFTIRFMIWMGLVTMALFLYWFLDEDHIGYAPLYWLLTTALAFKLLRTLHEWYHYYSISVPEKRVLRTNYKVDVLTTYCPGEPHSMIINTLEAIQKIRYPHTTYLCDEGDDPVLKAECKRLGVVHVTRTEKIDAKAGNINNALKQATGDICLILDPDHVPVPEFLDEVLPYFEDPEVGFVQVVQGYSNQKESLVAYGAAEQTYSFYGPMMMGMNTYGTVQAIGANCTFRRKALDSIGGHAAGLAEDMHTAMQLHANGWTSKYVPKMLSRGLVPGTLAAYYKQQIKWARGTFELLFMVYPKLFRQFTLRQKIHYFTLPLYYLFGLFNLIDFLIPVLALVLVEFPWYVSLGEFVVMFMPFFCISICVRQFAQRWYQEKNEKGFHLFGGILRTGTWWIFLLGLIYSILRIKVPYIPTPKDDKPKNNYLLSLPNFMMILVGFGAVVYTQLEYGHLYDNPYVQMMALFALTNVAILGGIVVIGQEQSLEWMRRNLLHASPLQPLLMPLRYAIWRTRHGFYDGIRYAAVAMVLLATVVSVTFIFGKKEWMHYWSQTKTQAAPLQKVHLRNFLVVHIPFSAAPGRQISSTPVTSIR, from the coding sequence ATGCGACTATATAATACAGCTCCTGATACTTCAACTGACCCTTCAGAGCCAGCCACACTTCGTCGCGATGTCTTTACAATTCGCTTCATGATCTGGATGGGTCTGGTTACAATGGCACTTTTCCTGTACTGGTTCCTGGACGAGGATCATATTGGTTACGCACCACTGTACTGGTTGCTTACCACAGCACTGGCCTTTAAATTGCTCCGAACCTTGCACGAATGGTACCATTACTACTCTATTAGTGTGCCTGAGAAGCGAGTTCTGCGCACCAACTACAAGGTTGATGTACTGACGACTTACTGTCCTGGCGAGCCTCACAGCATGATCATCAATACGCTTGAGGCCATACAGAAAATTCGCTACCCCCATACCACCTACCTATGCGATGAAGGCGATGATCCTGTACTGAAGGCTGAGTGCAAGCGGCTTGGGGTGGTACATGTAACCCGCACTGAGAAAATCGATGCAAAGGCAGGCAATATCAATAATGCCTTAAAACAGGCAACCGGTGACATCTGCCTTATACTCGACCCCGACCATGTGCCGGTACCAGAATTTCTGGATGAGGTATTACCTTACTTTGAAGACCCTGAGGTAGGCTTTGTACAGGTAGTACAGGGCTACAGCAATCAGAAAGAAAGTCTGGTAGCCTATGGTGCAGCCGAACAGACTTATAGCTTTTATGGCCCTATGATGATGGGCATGAATACCTATGGCACAGTGCAGGCTATAGGGGCAAACTGTACGTTCCGCCGTAAGGCACTGGATAGTATTGGCGGACATGCGGCTGGACTTGCTGAAGACATGCATACTGCCATGCAGCTGCACGCCAATGGCTGGACATCCAAATATGTACCTAAGATGCTGAGCCGCGGATTGGTACCCGGCACACTGGCTGCCTACTATAAACAACAGATAAAATGGGCCCGCGGTACCTTCGAGCTGCTCTTTATGGTATACCCTAAGCTATTCCGGCAGTTTACACTGCGCCAGAAGATCCATTACTTCACACTGCCGCTGTACTACCTATTTGGTTTATTTAACCTGATAGACTTCCTGATACCGGTGCTGGCGCTGGTACTGGTAGAGTTTCCGTGGTATGTTTCGCTTGGGGAGTTTGTAGTGATGTTTATGCCTTTCTTCTGTATCTCGATATGTGTAAGGCAGTTTGCGCAGCGGTGGTACCAGGAAAAGAATGAAAAAGGCTTTCACCTGTTTGGCGGAATATTGCGCACCGGTACCTGGTGGATATTCCTGTTGGGGCTGATTTACTCGATCCTGCGCATCAAGGTCCCTTACATTCCGACTCCGAAAGACGACAAGCCAAAGAATAATTACCTGCTTAGCCTGCCAAACTTTATGATGATACTGGTTGGATTTGGTGCTGTTGTGTACACTCAGCTTGAATATGGGCACTTGTACGACAACCCTTATGTGCAGATGATGGCGCTTTTCGCTCTAACCAATGTGGCAATACTTGGCGGCATTGTGGTGATCGGGCAGGAACAATCCCTGGAGTGGATGCGACGTAACCTGCTGCATGCCTCACCATTGCAGCCGCTTTTAATGCCGCTACGCTACGCCATCTGGCGAACACGACATGGTTTTTATGACGGGATAAGGTATGCAGCAGTAGCCATGGTACTTTTAGCCACCGTGGTATCTGTTACCTTCATATTCGGAAAAAAGGAATGGATGCACTACTGGTCTCAGACTAAAACACAGGCAGCACCTCTTCAGAAAGTACATCTAAGGAATTTCCTCGTTGTTCATATCCCATTCTCTGCAGCACCCGGTAGGCAAATAAGCTCAACCCCTGTTACCTCAATTCGTTAA
- a CDS encoding glycoside hydrolase family 2 TIM barrel-domain containing protein, which translates to MQKGDSFKLMRNGKPYFIKGAAGYEYYDRLSAYGGNSVRVWHTDNAQQVLDSAQKHGLTVTLGLWMAREREGFNYYDKDLVAAQREELKKVVLKYKDHPALLMWGIGNELYAEGSNVKVWDAVNGIAAMIHEVDPDHPTTTTVMNVPHKVVNLIVKRAPALDILSVNSFGAMHNLPQELTKTDWKGPYIISEFGARGYWESYYTWWMAPIEQTSSEKAEFARQRYEQSVLADTNRCLGSYVFMWGNKQETTPTWFSLINEQGEETALVQEMRQLWGDSTLRNKAPYIAYLKLNNKFAFDQIYLKPDKTFEGAAFAFDPDQDSLQVQWEVLPEAEQLDGNADKQAKPKPVSEVLVNQEGVKVWLRTPKQEGAYRLYIYLRDGQNNLTTANIPFYVTNQPLK; encoded by the coding sequence GTGCAGAAAGGAGATTCGTTTAAGCTGATGCGGAATGGAAAGCCATACTTTATAAAAGGTGCAGCTGGCTATGAGTATTATGACCGCTTGAGCGCCTATGGTGGTAATTCTGTGCGGGTATGGCATACTGATAACGCTCAACAAGTACTGGATTCTGCTCAAAAGCATGGCCTAACGGTTACACTTGGGCTTTGGATGGCACGTGAGCGTGAAGGCTTTAACTACTATGACAAAGATCTGGTGGCAGCTCAGCGGGAGGAGCTTAAGAAGGTTGTGCTGAAGTATAAAGACCACCCTGCCTTGTTGATGTGGGGTATTGGCAACGAACTCTATGCCGAGGGCTCCAATGTAAAAGTATGGGATGCCGTGAATGGAATTGCAGCAATGATCCATGAGGTAGACCCTGACCATCCAACTACAACCACTGTTATGAACGTGCCGCACAAGGTGGTGAACCTGATCGTGAAGCGCGCGCCAGCCCTGGATATTCTATCCGTTAACTCTTTTGGTGCCATGCACAACCTGCCGCAGGAGCTGACTAAAACAGATTGGAAGGGACCTTACATTATCTCAGAGTTTGGAGCTCGTGGTTACTGGGAATCGTACTACACCTGGTGGATGGCGCCAATAGAGCAGACTAGTTCAGAGAAAGCAGAGTTTGCCCGCCAGCGTTATGAGCAGTCAGTGCTGGCAGATACGAACCGCTGCCTGGGCTCTTATGTATTTATGTGGGGAAACAAGCAGGAAACTACCCCCACCTGGTTTAGCCTGATAAACGAGCAGGGCGAGGAGACGGCCCTGGTGCAGGAAATGCGTCAACTTTGGGGAGATTCCACTCTGCGGAATAAAGCACCCTACATTGCCTACCTTAAGCTAAACAATAAGTTTGCCTTCGACCAAATCTACCTCAAACCTGATAAAACCTTTGAGGGTGCAGCCTTTGCTTTTGACCCTGACCAAGACTCCCTGCAAGTACAGTGGGAGGTGCTGCCAGAAGCCGAGCAGCTAGATGGAAACGCAGACAAACAGGCAAAACCTAAGCCTGTTTCTGAGGTTCTTGTAAACCAGGAAGGGGTCAAAGTATGGCTGCGAACACCAAAGCAGGAAGGAGCCTACCGTTTGTATATTTACCTGCGCGACGGGCAGAACAATCTTACCACAGCCAACATACCTTTTTATGTTACCAACCAGCCTTTAAAATAA
- a CDS encoding nucleotidyltransferase: MAKVIELQEGIHRQAAHDFYREVLGILAESNLDYMVGGGFALRLYTDIIRDTKDLDIFCKGGDTPAILKLFKENGFETELTDARWLAKAIKGEQFMDIIFNNPGNHCAVDDSWFERSTPSELLGIKVKVIPAETLIWSKLYVQNRERYDGADINHLILRYGDKLDWKWLWQHMETHWQLLLAQFLSFQFVYPSEREIIPKWLFDELFRRAQNELEMPPPKEKICRGPLIDQTQYAIDITEWDFKVVTIRSV, encoded by the coding sequence ATGGCTAAAGTAATAGAACTACAAGAAGGTATACACCGCCAGGCTGCCCACGATTTCTATCGTGAGGTGCTTGGTATTCTGGCGGAAAGTAACCTTGACTATATGGTGGGAGGAGGCTTTGCCCTGCGTCTCTACACCGACATTATCCGCGATACCAAAGACCTTGATATATTCTGTAAAGGAGGAGATACCCCGGCTATCCTGAAACTCTTTAAGGAGAATGGGTTTGAAACAGAATTAACCGATGCCCGCTGGCTGGCGAAGGCCATCAAAGGGGAGCAGTTCATGGATATCATCTTCAACAATCCTGGAAACCATTGCGCTGTAGACGACAGCTGGTTTGAACGCTCTACACCAAGTGAGTTATTGGGAATAAAGGTAAAGGTCATTCCGGCAGAAACGCTTATCTGGTCTAAGCTGTATGTGCAGAACAGGGAGCGCTACGATGGGGCTGATATAAACCATCTCATTTTGCGCTACGGCGACAAGCTGGATTGGAAATGGCTCTGGCAGCACATGGAAACACACTGGCAGCTCTTGCTGGCGCAGTTCCTTTCGTTTCAGTTTGTGTACCCGTCTGAGCGCGAAATCATACCCAAATGGCTGTTTGATGAGTTGTTTAGGAGGGCGCAGAATGAGCTGGAAATGCCACCACCAAAAGAAAAAATATGCCGAGGTCCACTAATCGACCAGACGCAGTATGCAATAGACATCACAGAATGGGACTTTAAAGTAGTTACCATCAGATCCGTTTAA
- a CDS encoding metallophosphoesterase family protein, producing the protein MADKRKKTKIAAVGDIHVRETDRGKWEDYFKKVSQEADVLLLCGDLTDTGRTAEAEVLAQELKSCSIPVVAVLGNHDYERDHQKGIRKALINEHVHVLDGDSIVIGDVGFAGVKGFGGGFDKGMLGMFGEPMIKSFVQEAVDEALKLDGALARIDSEHVDVKKIAVLHYSPIRATVVGEPEQIFPFLGSSRLAEPINRRGVIAAFHGHAHIGTLEGETSKGVKVFNVSKPVLQKEGFDPPFYILEV; encoded by the coding sequence ATGGCTGACAAAAGGAAAAAGACCAAAATTGCGGCAGTAGGAGATATACATGTGCGGGAGACAGACCGCGGGAAATGGGAAGATTATTTTAAGAAAGTTTCGCAGGAGGCAGATGTATTGCTTTTATGCGGCGATTTAACCGATACAGGACGCACGGCTGAGGCAGAGGTGCTGGCTCAGGAGTTAAAGTCTTGTAGCATACCTGTAGTGGCAGTGCTCGGTAACCACGATTATGAGCGCGACCACCAAAAAGGCATCCGAAAAGCATTGATAAACGAGCACGTGCACGTACTGGACGGCGATAGCATTGTAATAGGAGACGTGGGCTTTGCAGGCGTAAAAGGCTTTGGCGGCGGGTTTGATAAAGGCATGCTTGGCATGTTTGGTGAACCCATGATCAAGAGCTTTGTGCAGGAGGCAGTGGATGAGGCCCTGAAGCTGGATGGTGCTCTTGCCCGTATCGACAGTGAGCATGTGGATGTAAAAAAGATAGCCGTGCTTCATTATTCGCCAATCCGGGCAACAGTAGTTGGGGAGCCAGAGCAGATTTTCCCGTTCCTGGGTTCATCCAGGTTGGCAGAGCCAATCAACAGGAGGGGAGTTATAGCAGCCTTTCATGGGCATGCCCACATCGGTACACTGGAAGGGGAGACCTCTAAGGGGGTAAAAGTCTTTAACGTATCGAAGCCAGTGCTTCAGAAGGAAGGATTTGATCCGCCTTTCTATATACTGGAAGTATAG
- a CDS encoding acyl carrier protein, protein MNTVQTTTQAIQNEVVTIISSVTKVHPNRLLQVRDLTELGLDIVDVVDVILKVEKAFHLTIPDEVPVYTLDDFVNYVYTQSIKQAS, encoded by the coding sequence ATGAACACTGTACAAACAACTACACAGGCCATACAAAACGAGGTGGTGACCATCATCAGCTCGGTAACCAAAGTCCACCCAAACCGCCTTCTCCAGGTAAGAGATCTAACTGAGCTAGGTCTTGATATTGTGGATGTGGTAGACGTAATCCTGAAAGTGGAGAAGGCCTTTCACCTTACCATCCCTGATGAGGTGCCGGTTTATACCCTGGATGATTTTGTTAACTATGTTTATACCCAAAGTATAAAGCAAGCCAGTTAG
- a CDS encoding efflux RND transporter permease subunit produces the protein MNITKLSIQRSTLVVVVFTVLTLLGVVSYQSLNYELLPKFSPPVLTISTIYPGASPNEVENSVTKEIEDALSSLENVKEMKSTSLESFSIISIQLNQGTDVDLSLQDAQRKINTILSKLPEDAESPTLNKFDFDDLPIIKMGATANMSATEFYDLIDKKIKPELSRVPGMAAIKVLGGQEREIKVNIDANKLEAYNLSILQVQQKIRNSNLDFPTGKIKQESGQTQIRLAGKFQSLDQLRNLIIREDQNGIVRLADVAEVQDTQKDVEVLTRVNANPSVGITIQKQSDANAVEVSRLTKEALARLEQTYAAEGLTFNIANDSSDFTLEAADSVMHDLVIAVILVAVVMLLFLHSLRNAVIVMISIPASLVATFIAMYLLGYSLNLMSLLALSLVVGILVDDAIVVIENIHRHMEMGKKPAQAAYDGIREIMATVTSITLVIVVVFIPIALSSGLVSDILRQFAVVVAVATMISLFVAFTLIPLLASRFSRLEHVSDKNIFGRFILSFERFLDRIIDGFTAALKWAFNHKFITLAATVLMLVASFMLVPFGFIGSEFIPAGDRGEVSLQLELPKNATVEQTNFATRQVEEYLQGIPEVEKVFTTVGTTTSAQAGQNTAYKADVSVTLVDVKQRSFSTNQFSRQAKADIESKLPDVEVTPVPVGLVGNAQAPIQIIISGSNLDSVMAFSQKVMQITEGVSGTVDVETSVEGGNPEIEVVVDRDKMANVGLSLENVGASMQLAFSGNSDVTFRSGTEDYDINIRLDEFDRRSVTDIGNLSFVNNTGQLVRLAQFADIRQSTGPSQLERYNRVTSVNVNSQVIGRPSGSVGAEIQEKLSDVHMPAGVSVEFGGDLKNQSEGFGTLGIALLASIIFVYLIMVALYDSYVYPLVVLFSIPLAIIGALLALALAAQSLSIFSILGIIMMIGLVAKNAIMVVDFTNNMKAEGAHVKDALIEAVRIRFRPILMTTLAMVIGMLPIALAGGSVAATKNGLAWALIGGLSSSMFLTLIVVPIIYYGFDRILAKFGLDKKTVIELEDKSMEELERETAELEESKMGHAHAY, from the coding sequence ATGAACATAACCAAATTATCGATACAGCGATCAACCCTGGTGGTGGTGGTATTTACCGTCCTCACCCTACTCGGGGTTGTCAGCTACCAATCGCTTAACTATGAGCTGTTACCCAAGTTCAGCCCACCGGTACTTACTATCAGTACTATCTATCCCGGTGCCTCGCCTAATGAGGTAGAGAACTCTGTAACAAAAGAGATAGAAGACGCACTGTCATCGCTGGAGAACGTGAAGGAAATGAAAAGTACCTCGCTCGAGAGCTTTTCCATCATCTCCATTCAGCTGAACCAGGGCACTGATGTGGACCTGAGCTTACAGGATGCGCAGCGTAAGATCAACACCATCCTGTCTAAGCTGCCAGAAGATGCAGAGTCACCAACGCTGAACAAGTTCGACTTCGATGACCTGCCGATTATTAAGATGGGTGCTACGGCCAACATGTCGGCTACTGAGTTCTATGACCTGATCGACAAAAAGATCAAGCCGGAGCTGTCGCGAGTACCAGGTATGGCTGCCATCAAAGTTTTGGGTGGTCAGGAGCGCGAGATCAAGGTGAACATTGATGCCAACAAGCTGGAAGCTTATAACCTATCCATCTTGCAGGTGCAGCAGAAGATCCGCAACTCAAACCTTGACTTCCCTACTGGTAAAATCAAGCAGGAAAGTGGCCAGACACAGATTCGTTTGGCTGGTAAGTTCCAGTCGCTGGACCAGTTGCGTAACTTGATTATCCGCGAAGACCAGAACGGCATTGTGCGCCTTGCTGACGTAGCAGAAGTACAGGACACACAGAAGGATGTTGAAGTATTAACTCGCGTTAACGCTAACCCTTCAGTAGGTATCACTATCCAGAAGCAGTCTGATGCTAACGCCGTGGAAGTAAGCCGGCTTACAAAAGAAGCGCTTGCCAGACTGGAGCAAACATACGCTGCTGAAGGACTTACTTTCAACATCGCCAACGACTCTTCCGACTTTACGCTGGAGGCTGCCGATTCGGTAATGCACGACTTAGTGATTGCGGTTATACTTGTGGCGGTGGTGATGCTGCTGTTCCTGCACTCCCTGCGCAACGCAGTCATTGTAATGATCTCAATTCCGGCTTCCCTGGTGGCAACTTTTATTGCCATGTACCTGCTGGGTTACTCGCTTAACCTGATGTCTTTGCTGGCACTTTCGCTGGTGGTTGGTATCCTGGTGGACGACGCGATTGTGGTGATTGAGAACATTCACCGCCACATGGAGATGGGTAAAAAGCCAGCTCAGGCTGCTTATGACGGTATCCGTGAGATCATGGCGACAGTAACTTCCATCACACTTGTAATCGTGGTGGTATTTATTCCAATCGCCCTTTCAAGCGGTCTGGTTTCGGACATCCTGCGTCAGTTTGCCGTGGTAGTAGCGGTAGCAACTATGATCTCCCTCTTCGTTGCCTTTACCTTAATACCATTGCTAGCTAGCCGCTTCTCTCGTCTGGAGCACGTTTCAGATAAGAACATCTTTGGCCGGTTTATCCTGTCATTCGAGCGTTTCCTGGATCGTATCATCGACGGCTTTACAGCTGCCTTGAAGTGGGCCTTTAACCACAAGTTTATCACGCTGGCAGCAACTGTCCTGATGCTGGTTGCCTCTTTCATGCTGGTGCCGTTTGGCTTTATCGGTTCAGAGTTTATACCTGCCGGTGACCGTGGTGAGGTGAGTCTGCAGTTGGAGTTGCCTAAGAACGCTACCGTAGAGCAAACAAACTTTGCTACAAGACAGGTAGAAGAATACCTGCAGGGCATTCCTGAAGTGGAGAAAGTGTTTACCACAGTAGGTACCACAACTTCTGCGCAAGCTGGTCAGAACACCGCTTACAAAGCAGATGTGTCGGTTACGCTGGTAGATGTGAAACAACGTAGCTTCAGCACCAACCAGTTCAGCCGTCAGGCTAAGGCCGATATTGAAAGCAAGCTGCCTGATGTAGAAGTAACTCCGGTACCTGTTGGTCTGGTAGGTAATGCACAGGCTCCGATCCAGATCATAATCTCTGGTTCAAACCTTGACTCCGTAATGGCTTTCTCACAGAAGGTAATGCAAATTACAGAGGGTGTATCCGGTACTGTAGACGTGGAAACATCTGTTGAAGGTGGTAACCCAGAGATTGAAGTAGTAGTGGACCGAGATAAGATGGCAAATGTTGGCCTGTCGCTGGAGAATGTAGGTGCAAGTATGCAGTTGGCCTTCAGTGGTAACTCCGACGTTACTTTCCGCTCAGGAACTGAAGACTATGATATCAACATCCGCCTGGATGAGTTTGACCGCCGCAGTGTAACGGACATTGGTAACCTGTCTTTTGTTAACAACACAGGGCAACTGGTACGTTTGGCACAGTTTGCAGACATCCGCCAGTCTACTGGTCCTTCGCAGCTGGAGCGTTATAACCGTGTAACCTCTGTTAACGTGAACTCTCAGGTAATTGGCCGTCCGTCTGGTTCGGTAGGTGCTGAGATCCAGGAAAAGTTGTCTGATGTGCATATGCCAGCCGGTGTAAGCGTAGAGTTTGGTGGTGACCTGAAAAACCAGAGCGAAGGTTTCGGTACGTTGGGTATTGCCTTGCTTGCCTCTATCATCTTCGTGTATCTGATCATGGTAGCACTGTACGATTCGTACGTGTATCCGCTGGTAGTACTATTCTCAATTCCTCTGGCGATCATCGGTGCCTTGCTAGCCTTGGCGCTGGCTGCCCAGTCTTTGAGTATCTTCTCTATTCTGGGTATCATCATGATGATTGGTCTGGTTGCGAAGAACGCCATCATGGTGGTAGACTTTACCAACAACATGAAAGCTGAGGGTGCACACGTGAAAGATGCCTTGATAGAAGCGGTAAGAATACGTTTCCGTCCGATCCTGATGACGACTCTGGCGATGGTGATTGGTATGTTACCGATTGCCTTGGCAGGTGGTTCGGTGGCAGCCACTAAAAACGGTCTGGCCTGGGCGCTGATCGGTGGTCTGAGCTCATCTATGTTCCTGACCCTGATTGTGGTTCCGATTATCTACTACGGCTTTGACCGTATCCTGGCAAAGTTTGGCTTGGATAAGAAGACTGTGATCGAGTTGGAAGACAAGTCAATGGAAGAACTGGAGCGTGAGACAGCCGAGCTGGAAGAGTCAAAGATGGGCCACGCCCATGCTTATTAA
- a CDS encoding efflux RND transporter periplasmic adaptor subunit gives MKKVIYILVVLVALGAIGYKLMSNKEQMAANAAVAEIKSDAIPVAVTEVKTAKLDKSFTAQGNFAPIQSLTLLSETQGQITNVLKRKGEKVRAGELLLQVESNTMAADLATAQANAEKAKRDLERFENLAEGDAITKRQLEEARLAAKSTQAQLVAARQRLNKTRITAPISGEINEIYVEVGSFLNMGTKLYDIVNVDKLKLKVKASESEVLLISKGDKVKVKADAGSGQEYEGVVTAIAAQADPTLKFDVEVEVQNAANNNLRAGMYGTAYFEVADQRDAQLLPREAIVGSIQNPSVYVVKDGKAKLRKVRVGTVTQDKVEILEGVQPNEKVVKSGQINLREGIKVSVL, from the coding sequence ATGAAGAAAGTAATTTATATCCTGGTTGTGCTTGTTGCTTTGGGTGCTATTGGCTACAAGCTGATGAGCAATAAAGAGCAAATGGCAGCGAACGCAGCAGTGGCTGAAATAAAGAGCGATGCCATTCCGGTAGCAGTAACAGAAGTCAAAACTGCCAAGCTGGACAAGTCCTTTACCGCACAAGGAAATTTTGCACCAATTCAGAGCCTGACACTTCTGTCAGAGACGCAGGGGCAAATCACAAACGTGCTAAAACGCAAAGGCGAAAAAGTTAGAGCCGGTGAGCTACTGTTGCAGGTAGAAAGCAATACCATGGCTGCTGACCTGGCTACAGCGCAAGCTAATGCTGAGAAAGCCAAAAGAGACCTGGAGCGCTTTGAGAACCTGGCTGAAGGTGATGCCATCACTAAAAGACAGCTGGAAGAGGCTCGCTTAGCCGCAAAGTCTACACAAGCACAACTAGTAGCCGCCCGTCAGCGCCTGAACAAAACACGCATCACTGCCCCTATTAGCGGCGAGATAAACGAGATCTATGTAGAGGTTGGTTCTTTCCTGAATATGGGTACAAAGCTGTACGATATCGTGAACGTGGACAAACTGAAGCTGAAAGTAAAAGCCTCTGAAAGCGAAGTGCTGCTGATCAGCAAAGGCGATAAAGTTAAGGTGAAAGCAGATGCAGGCTCAGGTCAGGAGTACGAAGGTGTTGTTACTGCCATTGCTGCGCAAGCCGATCCAACCCTGAAGTTTGACGTGGAAGTGGAAGTACAGAATGCAGCCAACAACAACTTGAGAGCAGGTATGTATGGTACTGCTTACTTCGAAGTAGCTGATCAGCGCGATGCACAGCTGTTACCACGCGAAGCCATTGTAGGTAGCATCCAGAACCCAAGTGTGTATGTGGTGAAAGATGGAAAAGCAAAGCTGCGCAAGGTAAGAGTGGGTACTGTAACACAGGATAAGGTTGAGATTCTGGAAGGTGTGCAGCCAAACGAGAAAGTAGTAAAAAGCGGTCAGATCAACCTGCGTGAAGGCATAAAAGTGTCTGTACTGTAA
- a CDS encoding TolC family protein — protein MALIMRPAFAQEPAATGLKELTLEECIEYALGNNQDVRKAAYDEQIGTQQIREARSQGLPQLNATGGVDYYPALPTQILPGALAGQPGQDIPVRFGKDYNASGNVRLTQLLFNQSYFVGLKAAKTTQDLYRIRTEMAQEDLIYNIGTAYYQTLQTKQQFENLQANLDRLAELERIMQLQYKNDLVPKVELNRVKVNTTNLQNQLQTLTTTFEQQKNVLKFFMNMPLDQDIALSDASDELDMTVTEAITAEQAVAQKAQYELLNTQKQLQSYSIKNIQAGYYPTLSAYGQYGYNTQRDELFSSSVPWFKTSVVGLQINIPIFDGFKKDAQVKQGQLEMKKIDEDLSKLETNTAVELTNAYAQLQNSQTSISVQEKNVDLAQEVYNTTNDRYKEGISPLTDLLDAEVSLREAKTNLNNEKLKYKIAQLNYLKARGELETLNK, from the coding sequence ATGGCGCTGATAATGCGTCCGGCCTTTGCCCAGGAGCCAGCAGCTACTGGTTTAAAAGAGCTGACTCTGGAGGAGTGTATTGAGTACGCTCTGGGCAATAACCAGGACGTAAGAAAAGCTGCCTATGACGAGCAAATTGGCACGCAGCAGATCCGTGAGGCCAGAAGCCAGGGACTGCCGCAGCTAAACGCTACCGGTGGTGTAGACTACTACCCTGCCCTGCCAACACAGATCCTGCCTGGTGCCTTAGCTGGCCAACCTGGACAAGATATTCCGGTGCGGTTTGGTAAAGACTACAATGCTAGCGGTAATGTGCGCCTGACGCAGCTGCTCTTTAACCAATCTTACTTTGTTGGCCTTAAGGCTGCTAAAACAACGCAGGACCTTTACCGCATCAGAACAGAAATGGCTCAGGAGGACCTGATCTACAACATCGGAACAGCATATTACCAGACGTTGCAGACAAAGCAGCAGTTTGAGAACCTGCAAGCTAACCTTGACAGGCTTGCTGAGCTTGAGCGTATTATGCAACTGCAGTATAAAAACGACCTGGTGCCGAAAGTAGAGCTAAACCGCGTAAAGGTGAACACTACAAACCTTCAAAACCAGCTGCAGACTTTAACCACAACGTTTGAGCAGCAGAAAAATGTACTGAAGTTCTTCATGAACATGCCGCTGGACCAGGACATTGCCTTGAGTGATGCCTCCGACGAGCTGGACATGACGGTTACTGAAGCTATTACCGCAGAACAAGCTGTTGCGCAGAAAGCTCAATACGAGCTTTTGAATACACAAAAGCAGCTGCAGAGCTATAGCATCAAGAACATTCAGGCTGGCTACTACCCTACGCTGTCAGCTTATGGCCAGTACGGATACAACACCCAGCGCGATGAGCTTTTCTCTTCTAGTGTTCCGTGGTTCAAAACATCAGTTGTTGGCCTGCAAATAAACATCCCGATCTTCGACGGCTTCAAAAAAGATGCTCAGGTAAAGCAGGGTCAGCTGGAGATGAAAAAGATCGACGAAGACCTAAGCAAACTGGAGACAAACACAGCTGTGGAACTGACCAATGCCTATGCCCAGTTGCAGAACAGCCAAACTTCCATCTCAGTGCAGGAGAAGAATGTGGACCTGGCGCAAGAGGTGTACAACACCACCAACGATCGCTATAAAGAAGGTATTTCACCGCTGACCGACCTGCTGGATGCAGAAGTTAGTCTTCGTGAGGCTAAGACAAACCTGAACAACGAGAAACTAAAGTATAAAATCGCCCAGCTGAACTACCTGAAAGCTAGAGGTGAGCTAGAAACACTAAACAAATAA
- a CDS encoding GbsR/MarR family transcriptional regulator, translating to MINLTEKQQTLIERIGIFQEKTGMQPVAGRIIGLLYVSDKPELTFDEIRETLNISKSATSNALSLLQHLNRLEYITYNGDRKRYFRLKLDRWRELVLHEIDSITEFSKTLHEVVNERTKETPGYNRNLLELADFLKYLHSELPQLLKRWEAQKK from the coding sequence ATGATAAACTTAACAGAAAAACAGCAGACATTGATTGAGCGGATAGGCATATTCCAGGAGAAAACCGGGATGCAGCCTGTTGCTGGCCGAATCATTGGCTTGCTTTATGTGTCTGATAAGCCTGAACTAACTTTTGACGAGATACGGGAGACGCTTAACATTAGCAAAAGCGCTACTAGCAATGCGCTAAGCTTGTTGCAACACCTAAACCGGTTGGAGTATATTACATATAACGGTGACCGAAAGCGCTATTTCCGCCTAAAGCTAGACAGATGGCGAGAACTGGTTCTGCATGAGATTGATTCTATAACGGAATTTTCTAAAACCTTGCATGAAGTGGTGAATGAACGAACAAAGGAAACGCCGGGCTATAACCGCAACCTGCTGGAGCTGGCAGATTTCCTAAAGTACCTTCACAGCGAATTGCCACAGCTGCTTAAGCGCTGGGAGGCACAGAAAAAGTAA